The following are encoded in a window of Clarias gariepinus isolate MV-2021 ecotype Netherlands chromosome 8, CGAR_prim_01v2, whole genome shotgun sequence genomic DNA:
- the p2rx3b gene encoding P2X purinoceptor 3b gives MWSCITDFFTYETTKSVVVKSWTIGIINRVVQLLIISYFVGWVFLYEKAYQERDTAIESSVMTKVKGFGEHHNKTMDVADFVTPSQGSSVFCIITKLITTENQVQGLCPETESKFKCEHDDNCTNMMTKPGSNGLLTGKCVNYIGSMKTCQIRGWCPAEVDDVPIQPMMEVENFTIFIKNSIRFPRFNFTKGNFLPNINSTYIKKCNFDFEQNSYCPIFRVGDVIRFSHQNFTTLANKGGVIGIKIAWVCDLDKADDHCKPAYSFTRLDAMSEKTSVSPGYNFRFAKYFKMENGTEYRTLLKAVAIRFDVMVNGDAGKFNMIPTLINMVAAFTSVGVGAVLCDIILLNFLKGADQYKARKFEEVSDAQIEKSPSYMSSMYRTRDHSQLSVRPEDKFSNDSGAFSIGQYG, from the exons ATGTGGAGCTgcataacagatttttttacttatgaGACGACAAAGTCTGTGGTGGTGAAGAGCTGGACCATCGGCATCATCAACCGAGTTGTTCAGCTGCTCATAATCTCTTATTTTGTTGG TTGGGTGTTTTTGTATGAGAAGGCCTATCAAGAGCGAGACACAGCTATCGAATCATCAGTGATGACTAAAGTGAAAGGATTTGGAGAGCACCACAATAAAACCATGGATGTCGCTGACTTTGTCACACCTTCACAG GGGTCCTCAGTGTTCTGCATCATTACTAAACTCATCACCACAGAGAATCAGGTGCAGGGCTTGTGTCCTGAG ACTGAGTCGAAATTTAAATGTGAACATGATGACAACTGCACAAATATGATGACGAAGCCAGGATCAAATG GTTTGTTGACAGGAAAGTGTGTAAACTATATTGGTTCCATGAAAACTTGTCAGATCAGAGGATGGTGTCCTGCAGAGGTAGATGATGTCCCAAT ACAACCCATGATGGAGGTTGAGAACTTCACCATATTTATCAAAAATAGCATTCGCTTTCCCCGCTTCAACTTCACAAA GGGAAACTTCTTGCCCAACATCAACAGCACTTATATAAAGAAGTGCAATTTTGATTTTGAACAAAACAGTTACTGCCCCATATTCAGAGTGGGAGATGTTATCAGGTTTAGCCATCAGAACTTTACCACACTGGCTAATAAA GGTGGAGTGATAGGCATAAAGATAGCCTGGGTGTGTGATCTGGATAAAGCAGACGACCACTGTAAGCCTGCATACTCCTTTACCCGTCTGGATGCCATGTCTGAGAAAACCAGTGTGTCACCAGGATACAATTTTAG GTTTGCAAAGTACTTTAAGATGGAGAATGGGACGGAGTACCGAACTCTACTAAAGGCAGTTGCTATCCGATTTGATGTGATGGTCAATGGAGAT GCGGGGAAATTCAATATGATCCCGACTCTAATCAATATGGTGGCTGCCTTTACTTCTGTGGGAGTG GGAGCTGTTCTTTGTGACATAATTCTTCTGAATTTCCTGAAAGGAGCAGATCAGTACAAGGCAAGGAAATTTGAAGAG GTTTCAGATGCACAGATTGAAAAATCACCCTCCTACATGAGCAGCATGTACCGGACCAGAGATCATAGCCAATTGTCAGTCAGACCTGAAGACAAGTTCTCTAATGACTCAGGGGCTTTTTCCATTGGCCAGTACGGTTAA
- the si:dkey-9i23.6 gene encoding uncharacterized protein si:dkey-9i23.6, with translation MTEERPASNSISVLHSMLNRLKSSEKLQGSSHVTAQHLQLSKDTNHCDSVFSLASDKPEWNFASSNPLECSVKPGGQNDVDIETEYLTQTTVIQEPSPTSTTFLKNGRSPNLLHDLMEDGREDLQPSKSKPSWEEVIEDHISQAESHASILKNNPPHGSFMHVPTGSCLSNPEPRFVKVTNVQVEYEIMKQPSWTENTVTSVEESVSSSFTPELQNLDKVHVNLQRSASLKDFKLNLEPISLLEEICTGEQWAKFLNFEDSPVQTDATDCLQTEDCCQSNVIRSQDAVIKPDLSAGKEQSEISYSPESITGHQVIYTGEEWAKLLHVEDSPPQKDSRDYSQTEYSHQSNDQRSQDAFIKPDLLAGKDEPEISYSPESITGHQEICTGEEWANLLHVEDSPPQTDVTDYSHADDSYQSNDIRSQDAVIKPNLSADKEQSEVNYSPEDITGHQVDSVAHRTADLPILALSKTVTQMASDVSHYEQVEGNENERVYVNDKNNLTEVDDMPLDTSAVKTSGVLENSALNSQTQLSQKGNHQPPGNISIGFLPQDSQTVLLNNKRVLESNATELQVTSEELKSYNSDNDNDKLYETDQLSNEATSTDVPLDFSVVESSGVLDNSALKNRIQLSKKRKHRPPGKKNNEIPKMKFSPMNFIRQRNAPTESVQSHHSSEPFVSTSSAFYNPPMSHDSKDFQTPAPGDKKQKAKNRFLIPKLRKKKT, from the exons ATGACTGAAGAAAGACCGGCATCCAACAGTATCTCTGTACTTCACTCTATGCTAAACCGACTAAAGTCTTCTGAGAAGCTGCAAGGTTCTTCTCATGTTACAGCTCAACACCTTCAACTCTCCAAGGACACAAACCATTGTGACAGTGTATTTAGCCTAGCGTCAGACAAACCGGAGTGGAATTTTGCAAGCTCAAATCCTTTAGAATGCTCAGTTAAACCTGGGGGACAGAATGATGTGGACATAGAAACAGAATATTTGACCCAGACGACTGTTATTCAAGAGCCCAGTCCTACTtcaacaacatttttaaaaaatggacgATCACCTAATTTGTTGCATGATTTGATGGAAGATGGCAGGGAAGATTTACAGCCCAGCAAGAGTAAACCCTCATGGGAAGAAGTCATAGAGGACCACATATCACAGGCTGAGTCACATGCCAGCATTCTAAAAAACAATCCTCCTCATGGATCATTTATGCATGTCCCAACAGGATCCTGCCTGTCAAACCCAGAACCCAGGTTTGTCAAAGTAACAAATGTGCAAGTGGAATATGAAATAATGAAGCAACCTTCCTGGACTGAGAATACA gtTACATCTGTGGAGGAATCAGTGAGTTCATCCTTCACTCCTGAACTGCAGAATCTCGACAAGGTGCATGTGAATTTACAAAG GAGTGCTTCGCTAAAAGATTTCAAGCTTAATCTTGAGCCTATCAGCTTGTTGGAGGAGATTTGTACAGGAGAACAATGGGCAAAATTCCTGAATTTTGAAGATTCCCCAGTCCAAACAGATGCTACAGACTGCTTACAGACAGAGGATTGTTGTCAATCAAATGTTATTAGATCTCAGGATGCAGTCATAAAACCAGACCTATCAGCTGGCAAAGAGCAGTCAGAGATCAGTTATAGTCCAGAAAGTATTACTGGCCATCAGGTGATTTATACAGGAGAAGAATGGGCAAAACTCTTGCATGTTGAAGATTCCCCACCCCAAAAAGATTCTAGAGACTACTCACAGACAGAATATTCTCATCAATCAAATGATCAAAGATCTCAGGATGCATTCATAAAGCCAGACCTATTAGCAGGCAAAGATGAGCCAGAGATCAGTTATAGTCCAGAAAGTATTACTGGCCATCAGGAAATTTGTACAGGAGAAGAATGGGCAAACCTCTTACATGTTGAAGATTCCCCACCCCAAACAGACGTCACAGACTACTCACATGCAGATGATTCTTATCAATCAAATGATATCAGATCTCAGGATGCAGTCATAAAGCCAAACCTATCAGCAGACAAAGAGCAGTCAGAAGTCAATTATAGTCCAGAAGATATTACTGGCCATCAGGTGGACAGTGTAGCCCACAGGACAGCAGATTTACCTATTCTTGCTCTTTCCAAAACTGTAACACAAATGGCATCTGACGTTTCACACTATGAACAAGTTGAAGGCAATGAAAATGAGCGTGTATATGTTAATGATAAAAACAATCTAACAGAAGTTGATGACATGCCACTTGATACATCTGCTGTCAAG ACATCAGGAGTACTAGAGAATTCTGCTCTGAACAGTCAAACCCAACTGAGCCAAAAAGGAAATCATCAGCCACCAG GAAATATCAGTATTGGCTTTCTTCCCCAAGATTCCCAAACTGTTCTACTTAACAATAAGAGA GTGCTAGAAAGTAATGCTACAGAACTGCAAGTGACATCAGAAGAGTTAAAATCCTACAATAGTGATAATGACAATGACAAACTTTATGAAACTGATCAGCTATCAAACGAGGCAACGTCAACAGACGTGCCCCTTGATTTCTCTGTTGTCGAG TCATCAGGAGTTCTAGACAATTCTGCTCTTAAGAATCGAATACAgttaagcaaaaaaagaaaacatcgcccaccaggaaaaaaaaataatg AAATTCCCAAAATGAAGTTCTCCCCCATGAATTTTATTCGCCAACGCAATGCTCCCACTGAGTCTGTTCAGTCTCACCATTCTTCAGAACCTTTTGTTTCCACTTCTTCTGCATTTTATAATCCCCCAATGTCACATGATTCCAAAGATTTCCAAACACCCGCTCCTGGTGATAAGAAG CAAAAGGCAAAAAACAGATTCTTGATACCAAAGCTAAGGAAGAAGAAGACTTAA